One stretch of Streptomyces agglomeratus DNA includes these proteins:
- a CDS encoding ABC transporter permease has product MSRTAGAEDVLGPVGQLRAGVRAYRMIAAMWIRSTMAYRASFAMAALGNFAATGLDFVGLLLMFSHVDALGGYTLPEVAFFYGTAGAAFGLADLVMGSMDRLGRRVRDGTLDTLLVRPVPVLAQIAADRFALRRLGRITQGLLVLGYALMVLDIAWTPLKVLMVPVMILSGAVIFASVFVAGAAFQFWAQDASEVQNSFTYGGTTMLQYPPTVFAKDLVRGVTFVLPLAFVNWLPALYVLDRPYPLDVPSWLAFLPPLIAGGCCALAGAAWRVGLRSYRSTGS; this is encoded by the coding sequence GTGAGCCGGACCGCAGGCGCGGAGGACGTGCTCGGGCCCGTCGGGCAGCTGCGGGCCGGGGTCCGGGCGTACCGGATGATCGCGGCGATGTGGATCCGCTCGACGATGGCGTACCGCGCGTCCTTCGCGATGGCGGCCCTCGGCAACTTCGCGGCGACCGGCCTCGACTTCGTCGGCCTGCTGCTGATGTTCTCCCACGTGGACGCCCTGGGCGGCTACACCCTGCCCGAGGTGGCCTTCTTCTACGGAACGGCGGGCGCGGCCTTCGGGCTGGCCGACCTCGTGATGGGTTCGATGGACCGGCTGGGGCGCCGGGTGCGCGACGGCACGCTGGACACCTTGCTCGTACGCCCGGTCCCGGTCCTCGCGCAGATCGCGGCCGACCGCTTCGCGCTGCGCAGGCTCGGCCGGATCACGCAAGGGCTGCTGGTGCTCGGTTACGCGCTGATGGTGCTGGACATCGCGTGGACGCCGCTGAAGGTGCTCATGGTGCCGGTGATGATCCTGAGCGGGGCGGTGATCTTCGCATCGGTGTTCGTGGCGGGGGCGGCGTTCCAGTTCTGGGCGCAGGACGCGTCGGAGGTGCAGAACTCCTTCACGTACGGCGGCACCACGATGCTCCAGTACCCGCCGACGGTCTTCGCGAAGGACCTGGTGCGCGGGGTGACCTTCGTGCTGCCGCTGGCCTTTGTCAACTGGCTCCCGGCGCTTTACGTGCTGGACCGCCCGTACCCCCTGGACGTGCCGTCCTGGCTCGCCTTCCTGCCGCCGCTGATCGCGGGCGGGTGCTGTGCGCTGGCCGGCGCGGCGTGGCGGGTGGGCCTTCGTTCGTACCGCAGCACAGGGAGCTGA
- a CDS encoding ABC transporter ATP-binding protein, producing MVMEREMDLIENLVELDGVEKVFDVRRRTGLLRREKTQVRAVDGISFSVPRGEMVGYIGPNGAGKSTTIKMLTGILTPSSGRVRVAGIDPSRERTRLARRIGVVFGQRTTLWWDLPLRDSYRLMHRMYRIPDDRFKVNMARCVEQLDLGELLDVPVRQLSLGQRMRGDIAAALLHDPEVLYLDEPTIGLDVISKAKVRDFLRDLNAERGTTVLLTTHDLTDIEQLCKRVMVIDHGRLVYDGALAGLHEVGESERTLVVDLERELPPVEVAGARVVKVEGPRQWLAFPASVSAAPLVAAVAQRYPLVDLSVREPDIEAVIAKMYADRSAL from the coding sequence ATGGTGATGGAGAGGGAGATGGACCTCATCGAGAACCTCGTCGAGCTGGACGGCGTCGAGAAGGTCTTCGACGTACGCCGCAGGACCGGCCTGCTGCGGCGTGAGAAGACACAGGTGCGCGCGGTCGACGGGATCAGTTTCTCGGTGCCGCGCGGCGAGATGGTCGGGTACATCGGGCCGAACGGCGCGGGCAAGTCGACCACCATCAAGATGCTGACCGGCATCCTCACGCCGAGCAGCGGCCGCGTCCGGGTCGCGGGCATCGATCCGTCCCGGGAGCGTACGCGGCTGGCGCGGCGTATCGGGGTGGTGTTCGGGCAGCGTACGACGCTGTGGTGGGACCTGCCGCTGCGCGACTCGTACCGGCTGATGCACCGCATGTACCGGATCCCGGACGACCGCTTCAAGGTGAACATGGCGCGCTGCGTCGAACAGCTCGACCTGGGCGAGCTGCTGGACGTACCGGTACGGCAGCTGTCGCTGGGGCAGCGGATGCGGGGAGACATCGCGGCGGCGCTGCTGCACGATCCCGAGGTGCTGTACCTGGACGAGCCGACGATCGGCCTGGACGTCATCTCCAAGGCCAAGGTGCGGGACTTCCTGCGGGACTTGAACGCGGAGCGCGGTACGACGGTCCTGCTGACGACGCACGACCTGACCGACATCGAGCAGTTGTGCAAGCGCGTGATGGTGATCGACCACGGGCGTCTGGTGTACGACGGGGCACTGGCCGGGCTGCACGAGGTGGGCGAGAGCGAGCGGACGCTGGTGGTGGACCTGGAGCGCGAGCTGCCGCCGGTCGAGGTGGCGGGGGCGCGGGTGGTGAAGGTGGAGGGGCCGAGGCAGTGGCTGGCGTTCCCGGCGTCGGTGTCGGCGGCGCCGCTGGTGGCGGCCGTGGCGCAGAGGTATCCGCTGGTGGACCTGTCGGTGCGGGAGCCGGACATCGAGGCGGTGATCGCGAAGATGTACGCGGACCGCTCGGCGCTCTGA